A window of the Panulirus ornatus isolate Po-2019 chromosome 63, ASM3632096v1, whole genome shotgun sequence genome harbors these coding sequences:
- the LOC139745985 gene encoding SAGA-associated factor 29-like: protein MHINCAQTLPLWIGNPGEKPPPLCGAIPPEPNYVAKVNDMVACLVRGSEGEDNWILAEVVSYNTTTNKYEVDDIDEEQKERHTLSRRRVYPLPLMRANPEVNPEALYPKGSIECDYKRQEFRGLEMLSSIFTF, encoded by the coding sequence ATGCATATCAATTGTGCTCAAACACTGCCACTTTGGATTGGTAACCCTGGGGAAAAACCACCTCCATTATGTGGGGCTATTCCTCCTGAACCAAATTATGTTGCTAAGGTAAATGACATGGTGGCCTGCCTTgtaagaggaagtgagggagaagaCAACTGGATCCTAGCTGAGGTGGTTAgctacaacaccactacaaacaAGTATGAGGTAGATGATATTGATGAAGAGCAGAAGGAACGCCACACACTGAGCCGTCGCCGAGTCTATCCTCTTCCACTGATGAGAGCCAACCCTGAAGTTAATCCTGAAGCTTTGTATCCTAAAGGTTCCATTGAATGTGACTACAAGAGGCAGGAGTTCAGGGGTCTAGAAATGCTCTCCTCAATTTTTACCTTCTAA